Proteins found in one Anopheles aquasalis chromosome 3, idAnoAquaMG_Q_19, whole genome shotgun sequence genomic segment:
- the LOC126575812 gene encoding SLIT-ROBO Rho GTPase-activating protein 1-like isoform X3 — translation MEAQITLVQELQDFFRRRGEVELDYSKNLDKLAKGLQLRHKEQRQKREQWPMFSSYSCWQQLINQTKALSRDHAAMSEIYSTHLVARLQTVWDDVQRIYRKCREIGFETHVEILRILQELHTNMKTYHTLQTDAKEAEKKLRTAETQRMKLQQTVPKEKLERSKKYRLIEKEVLKRKNKYTDARLKALKAKNEYQLCLEASNTTIHKYFVEDLSDLIDCMDLGFHSVVSRALLMHVSADQGRCRAVLHNAETLSYIVNSMDSRADKQKFLEQHSAAFMIPKRLEFQGQEEELEPELQKALHQEMESRLLQLEQRVNNLRMESEEIWKTLETAEINLLDILNTKDYDCTAAFGEGAVSFPKPENGSVKLRSDKNEIEEFYITKIREYILATSRIARLDSKAEYLRNVLAKDSAIKTDTLIKSNVPKRKRIGRMNKSGRPKLFGGSLEEYLEVSGEEIPLILRSCIRVINLYGLHHQGIFRVSGSQVEISNFKEAFERGDDPLADMTDASDINSVAGVLKLYLRELREPLFPLIYFDHFVQLAQLESKHDIVSGIRKFFQSLPKAVVVVIRYLFAFLNHLSEYSDENMMDAYNLAICFGPTLMPAPEDKDQVQFQNQVNELIKNIIVHHAELFPKDLGGMQYEKFITSETFEDIDVGDSPTEQVSEDPDSEVYPSEDESDMFEAIVQFDFNARSDRELSLRKGDTVILYNQVSNDWWRGAVKGKTGLIPDKYISLKIKDEERDKSEHLKSSSSSEESVRKRRPSANTSLNSQLSICTQNSNTLSNITCGSDYTASTMSASAITGDRAESASNSGTTAGTSGVGPPGTSGSVGTQLSTLSSPGHSQYQLLQHISVPASGQHATQSTTMNVTHQPPLPSANNSQSLIGEKSTSSQKDADYINYDTVDQIKSSAYSYHDEPHSFENSFEFVEDINHFTYEVQKPTEPIYAEPTKTTMHREKSPAIDSGTSSNSIEEQMESVELRPRLGGMGEPSEHSKSMLGLNRRSETMSLPARAAAIDTTSTKSAASDDQSDPSKPMRKFHSKSFSLSENKLSLLVSSGGDAGSSGGTLNVFQHNRDLWQKRAAQSSYQNLTTSRILTRNRIAPDLVMDLPPTAIGKQEDITRTSRESIDSELEDMTSAERFAAQNQCTLKKNERFTNESPVYENNAVKKEVKLDLQGNSTSTDKPKAEVKPQEISIKSTPTVPVIINESEIFEECSGVATANPSITESTARSLVTEESETMESISPGTTCLNTEQDAIPAFLLASGKEVCKSPIPARNTQKFISQFADLHLTGGCLAKSGEGSSAACVALLSQEQQAKNLSSFKPQVKVKPQILKKPQVLPPQTPEMQRRNAN, via the exons ATGGAAGCACAAATTACACTGGTTCAGGAGTTGCAGGATTTTTTCCGCAGGCGTGGCGAAGTTGAGCTTGATTACAGCAAAAATTTGGACAAACTAGCCAAAGGCTTACAACTGCGACACAAGGAACAAAGACAAAA ACGTGAGCAATGGCCTATGTTTTCGTCGTATTCCTGTTGGCAACAGCTTATCAATCAGACCAAAGCCCTTTCTCGGGATCACGCGGCAATGTCGGAGATCTATTCTACTCATCTTGTGGCACGTCTGCAAACAGTTTGGGACGATGTTCAGCGTATTTACAGAAAG TGTCGTGAGATTGGGTTTGAAACGCACGTGGAGATACTAAGAATTTTGCAAGAGTTGCACACGAATATGAAGACATACCACACTCTGCAGACGGACGCAAAAGAAGCCGAAAAAAAATTACGCACGGCGGAAACTCAACGCATGAAGCTACAACAGACCGTCCCAAAAGAAAAGTTGGAGCGTAGTAAAAAGTATCGACTGATCGAGAAAGAGGtgttaaaaagaaagaataaatACACTGACGCAAGATTGAAGGCACTGAAGGCAAAAAATGAGTATCAGTTGTGTCTTGAAGCATCAAACACAACCATTCACAAGTATTTTGTGGAAGATTTGAGCGATCTGATAGAT TGCATGGATTTGGGTTTTCACTCAGTGGTGTCTCGAGCACTGCTTATGCATGTTTCAGCCGATCAGGGCCGTTGTCGAGCAGTGCTACACAATGCCGAGACGTTGTCTTATATTGTCAATTCCATGGATAGTCGGGCTGACAAACAGAAATTCCTCGAACAGCATAGTGCGGCCTTTATGATTCCCAAGCGGCTCGAGTTTCAAGGACAAGAGGAAGAACTTGAACCAGAATTGCAGAAAGCGCTTCACCAGGAGATGGAGTCTCGTCTCTTGCAACTCGAACAACGGGTCAATAACTTACGCATGGAGTCGGAAGAAATctggaaaactttggaaacCGCCGAAATCAATCTGCTTGACATTCTCAACACTAAGGACTACGATTGCACAGCAGCCTTCGGTGAAGGTGCTGTCTCATTCCCGAAACCTGAAAATGGATCTGTAAAGCTGAGATCTGATAAGAATGAGATAGAAGAGTTTTACATTACG AAAATACGTGAATATATTCTTGCTACATCGCGTATAGCCAGACTGGATTCAAAGGCAGAATACCTTCGCAATGTTTTGGCGAAAGATTCTGCAATCAAAACGGACACACTGATAAAATCGAATGTTCCAAAACGAAAACGTATAGGACGGATGAATAAATCCGGACGTCCGAAGCTATTCGGTGGATCGCTCGAAGAGTATCTCGAAGTTTCCGGAGAAGAAATACCGCTCATTCTTCGAAGCTGCATAAGAGTTATTAATCTTTACG GGCTACACCACCAAGGCATATTTAGAGTGTCAGGATCTCAAGTAGAAATAAGCAATTTTAAAGAAGCATTTGAGCGTGGAGATGATCCTCTAGCTGATATGACCGATGCTTCCGATATCAACTCCGTAGCTGGCGTGCTAAAATTGTACTTGCGCGAACTTCGAGAACCGTTATTTCCTTTGATATATTTTGACCATTTCGTCCAATTAGCAC aaCTGGAATCAAAGCACGATATTGTATCGGGCATTCGAAAGTTTTTTCAAAGCCTTCCCAAGGCTGTGGTAGTGGTTATTCGGtatctttttgcatttttgaacCA TCTTTCTGAATATTCCGACGAGAACATGATGGACGCATACAACTTGGCTATTTGCTTTGGTCCAACGTTAATGCCTGCGCCCGAGGATAAAGATCAGGTGCAATTCCAGAATCAGGTGAACGAACTGATAAAGAACATTATTGTGCACCATGCAGAGCTCTTTCCGAAGGACCTTGGCGGCATGCAGTACGAAAAATTCATAACATCAGAAACCTTCGAAGATAT CGACGTTGGGGACTCTCCTACCGAGCAAGTTTCTGAGGATCCCGACTCCGAAGTATATCCATCTGAGGATGAATCAGATATGTTTGAAGCAATTGTTCAGTTCGATTTTAATGCAAGATCTGACCGGGAGTTATCTTTACGCAAAGGCGATACTGTGATACTTTACAATCAG GTGTCCAATGATTGGTGGCGTGGAGCagtgaaaggaaaaaccgGACTTATTCCCGATAAGTACATATCGCTCAAAATCAA AGATGAAGAACGCGACAAAAGTGAACATTTAAAATCGTCCAGCAGCTCTGAAGAATCTGTTCGAAAGCGACGTCCCAGTGCCAATACTTCTCTAAACAGTCAACTTTCGATTTGCACTCAAAACTCTAATACATTATCCAATATCACATGCGGAAGTGACTATACCGCGTCGACCATGAGCGCTTCCGCGATTACGGGAGATCGAGCAGAGAGTGCATCGAACAGCGGTACTACAGCAGGAACTTCTGGCGTTGGACCGCCGGGAACGAGTGGATCAGTTGGAACACAGCTTTCGACCTTATCGTCCCCGGGACATTCACAATATCAACTTCTTCAACATATTTCTGTACCTGCCTCCGGGCAACATGCAACACAGAGTACGACGATGAATGTAACGCATCAGCCACCGCTTCCCAGTGCAAACAATAGTCAATCCTTGATTGGCGAAAAATCAACCAGCAGTCAGAAAGACGCCGATTACATTAACTACGATACCGTCGACCAAATTAAATCATCTGCATATAGCTACCACGATGAACCACATTCGTTTGAAAACTCGTTCGAGTTCGTCGAGGATATAAACCATTTCACATACGAG GTACAAAAACCAACCGAGCCAATATATGCAGAGCCAACGAAAACTACGATGCATCGCGAAAAGTCACCGGCCATAGACAGTGGTACGAGTAGCAACAGTATCGAGGAACAAATGGAAAGTGTCGAGCTTCGTCCCCGCTTAGGTGGCATGGGTGAGCCTTCGGAACATAGCAAATCAATGCTTGGATTAAACCGGCGCAGTGAAACAATGAGTTTACCCGCAAGGGCGGCTGCCATAGATACAACATCCACTAAGTCAGCTGCATCTGACGACCAATCGGATCCATCGAAGCCGATGCGAAAGTTTCATTCAAAAAGTTTCAGCTTGTCAGAGAACAAATTATCACTGTTGGTCAGTAGTGGCGGAGATgctggtagtagtggtggtacaTTGAATGTATTCCAGCACAATCGAGACCTTTGGCAGAAGCGGGCGGCTCAAAGCTCTTACCAAAATCTCACTACGTCGCGCATACTTACACGAAACCGTATTGCGCCTGATCTTGTGATGGATCTACCGCCAACGGCGATTGGAAAGCAAGAAGACATAACACGCACCTCGCGCGAATCTATCGATAGTGAACTAGAAGACATGACATCGGCGGAACGTTTCGCGGCGCAAAACCAGTGCACATTGAAGAAGAATGAACGATTTACCAATGAATCTCCCGTATACGAAAATAACGCCGTAAAGAAGGAGGTGAAGCTTGATCTGCAAGGTAACTCTACGTCTACCGATAAGCCTAAAGCGGAAGTAAAGCCGCAGGAAATCAGTATTAAAAGTACCCCAACTGTACCCGTTATCATCAATGAGTCTGAAATTTTTGAAGAGTGTTCGGGTGTGGCAACCGCCAACCCTTCGATCACAGAGTCTACCGCGAGAAGTTTGGTAACCGAAGAATCAGAGACGATGGAAAGTATTTCGCCCGGTACAACCTGCTTGAATACCGAACAAGATGCAATTCCAGCATTTTTGTTAGCATCGGGGAAAGAAGTGTGCAAAAGTCCCATTCCGGCGCGAAACACGCAAAAGTTTATTTCGCAATTCGCCGATCTGCACCTTACTGGAGGATGTTTAGCGAAATCTGGCGAGGGCTCATCAGCTGCTTGCGTTGCCTTGCTCTCGCAAGAGCAACAGGCCAAAAATCTGAGCTCGTTCAAGCCCCAGGTCAAAGTTAAACCACAGATACTGAAGAAACCACAAGTTTTGCCACCGCAAACACCGGAAATGCAGCGGCGAAATGCAAACTAA
- the LOC126575812 gene encoding SLIT-ROBO Rho GTPase-activating protein 1-like isoform X1 gives MNGVTMMDENDGNIKSPMRRLGSTRKLNLFNNIRQQLNEQLKFLDVRMEAQITLVQELQDFFRRRGEVELDYSKNLDKLAKGLQLRHKEQRQKREQWPMFSSYSCWQQLINQTKALSRDHAAMSEIYSTHLVARLQTVWDDVQRIYRKCREIGFETHVEILRILQELHTNMKTYHTLQTDAKEAEKKLRTAETQRMKLQQTVPKEKLERSKKYRLIEKEVLKRKNKYTDARLKALKAKNEYQLCLEASNTTIHKYFVEDLSDLIDCMDLGFHSVVSRALLMHVSADQGRCRAVLHNAETLSYIVNSMDSRADKQKFLEQHSAAFMIPKRLEFQGQEEELEPELQKALHQEMESRLLQLEQRVNNLRMESEEIWKTLETAEINLLDILNTKDYDCTAAFGEGAVSFPKPENGSVKLRSDKNEIEEFYITKIREYILATSRIARLDSKAEYLRNVLAKDSAIKTDTLIKSNVPKRKRIGRMNKSGRPKLFGGSLEEYLEVSGEEIPLILRSCIRVINLYGLHHQGIFRVSGSQVEISNFKEAFERGDDPLADMTDASDINSVAGVLKLYLRELREPLFPLIYFDHFVQLAQLESKHDIVSGIRKFFQSLPKAVVVVIRYLFAFLNHLSEYSDENMMDAYNLAICFGPTLMPAPEDKDQVQFQNQVNELIKNIIVHHAELFPKDLGGMQYEKFITSETFEDIDVGDSPTEQVSEDPDSEVYPSEDESDMFEAIVQFDFNARSDRELSLRKGDTVILYNQVSNDWWRGAVKGKTGLIPDKYISLKIKDEERDKSEHLKSSSSSEESVRKRRPSANTSLNSQLSICTQNSNTLSNITCGSDYTASTMSASAITGDRAESASNSGTTAGTSGVGPPGTSGSVGTQLSTLSSPGHSQYQLLQHISVPASGQHATQSTTMNVTHQPPLPSANNSQSLIGEKSTSSQKDADYINYDTVDQIKSSAYSYHDEPHSFENSFEFVEDINHFTYEVQKPTEPIYAEPTKTTMHREKSPAIDSGTSSNSIEEQMESVELRPRLGGMGEPSEHSKSMLGLNRRSETMSLPARAAAIDTTSTKSAASDDQSDPSKPMRKFHSKSFSLSENKLSLLVSSGGDAGSSGGTLNVFQHNRDLWQKRAAQSSYQNLTTSRILTRNRIAPDLVMDLPPTAIGKQEDITRTSRESIDSELEDMTSAERFAAQNQCTLKKNERFTNESPVYENNAVKKEVKLDLQGNSTSTDKPKAEVKPQEISIKSTPTVPVIINESEIFEECSGVATANPSITESTARSLVTEESETMESISPGTTCLNTEQDAIPAFLLASGKEVCKSPIPARNTQKFISQFADLHLTGGCLAKSGEGSSAACVALLSQEQQAKNLSSFKPQVKVKPQILKKPQVLPPQTPEMQRRNAN, from the exons ATATTCGACAACAGCTAAATGAACAGCTTAAGTTTCTCGATGTACGCATGGAAGCACAAATTACACTGGTTCAGGAGTTGCAGGATTTTTTCCGCAGGCGTGGCGAAGTTGAGCTTGATTACAGCAAAAATTTGGACAAACTAGCCAAAGGCTTACAACTGCGACACAAGGAACAAAGACAAAA ACGTGAGCAATGGCCTATGTTTTCGTCGTATTCCTGTTGGCAACAGCTTATCAATCAGACCAAAGCCCTTTCTCGGGATCACGCGGCAATGTCGGAGATCTATTCTACTCATCTTGTGGCACGTCTGCAAACAGTTTGGGACGATGTTCAGCGTATTTACAGAAAG TGTCGTGAGATTGGGTTTGAAACGCACGTGGAGATACTAAGAATTTTGCAAGAGTTGCACACGAATATGAAGACATACCACACTCTGCAGACGGACGCAAAAGAAGCCGAAAAAAAATTACGCACGGCGGAAACTCAACGCATGAAGCTACAACAGACCGTCCCAAAAGAAAAGTTGGAGCGTAGTAAAAAGTATCGACTGATCGAGAAAGAGGtgttaaaaagaaagaataaatACACTGACGCAAGATTGAAGGCACTGAAGGCAAAAAATGAGTATCAGTTGTGTCTTGAAGCATCAAACACAACCATTCACAAGTATTTTGTGGAAGATTTGAGCGATCTGATAGAT TGCATGGATTTGGGTTTTCACTCAGTGGTGTCTCGAGCACTGCTTATGCATGTTTCAGCCGATCAGGGCCGTTGTCGAGCAGTGCTACACAATGCCGAGACGTTGTCTTATATTGTCAATTCCATGGATAGTCGGGCTGACAAACAGAAATTCCTCGAACAGCATAGTGCGGCCTTTATGATTCCCAAGCGGCTCGAGTTTCAAGGACAAGAGGAAGAACTTGAACCAGAATTGCAGAAAGCGCTTCACCAGGAGATGGAGTCTCGTCTCTTGCAACTCGAACAACGGGTCAATAACTTACGCATGGAGTCGGAAGAAATctggaaaactttggaaacCGCCGAAATCAATCTGCTTGACATTCTCAACACTAAGGACTACGATTGCACAGCAGCCTTCGGTGAAGGTGCTGTCTCATTCCCGAAACCTGAAAATGGATCTGTAAAGCTGAGATCTGATAAGAATGAGATAGAAGAGTTTTACATTACG AAAATACGTGAATATATTCTTGCTACATCGCGTATAGCCAGACTGGATTCAAAGGCAGAATACCTTCGCAATGTTTTGGCGAAAGATTCTGCAATCAAAACGGACACACTGATAAAATCGAATGTTCCAAAACGAAAACGTATAGGACGGATGAATAAATCCGGACGTCCGAAGCTATTCGGTGGATCGCTCGAAGAGTATCTCGAAGTTTCCGGAGAAGAAATACCGCTCATTCTTCGAAGCTGCATAAGAGTTATTAATCTTTACG GGCTACACCACCAAGGCATATTTAGAGTGTCAGGATCTCAAGTAGAAATAAGCAATTTTAAAGAAGCATTTGAGCGTGGAGATGATCCTCTAGCTGATATGACCGATGCTTCCGATATCAACTCCGTAGCTGGCGTGCTAAAATTGTACTTGCGCGAACTTCGAGAACCGTTATTTCCTTTGATATATTTTGACCATTTCGTCCAATTAGCAC aaCTGGAATCAAAGCACGATATTGTATCGGGCATTCGAAAGTTTTTTCAAAGCCTTCCCAAGGCTGTGGTAGTGGTTATTCGGtatctttttgcatttttgaacCA TCTTTCTGAATATTCCGACGAGAACATGATGGACGCATACAACTTGGCTATTTGCTTTGGTCCAACGTTAATGCCTGCGCCCGAGGATAAAGATCAGGTGCAATTCCAGAATCAGGTGAACGAACTGATAAAGAACATTATTGTGCACCATGCAGAGCTCTTTCCGAAGGACCTTGGCGGCATGCAGTACGAAAAATTCATAACATCAGAAACCTTCGAAGATAT CGACGTTGGGGACTCTCCTACCGAGCAAGTTTCTGAGGATCCCGACTCCGAAGTATATCCATCTGAGGATGAATCAGATATGTTTGAAGCAATTGTTCAGTTCGATTTTAATGCAAGATCTGACCGGGAGTTATCTTTACGCAAAGGCGATACTGTGATACTTTACAATCAG GTGTCCAATGATTGGTGGCGTGGAGCagtgaaaggaaaaaccgGACTTATTCCCGATAAGTACATATCGCTCAAAATCAA AGATGAAGAACGCGACAAAAGTGAACATTTAAAATCGTCCAGCAGCTCTGAAGAATCTGTTCGAAAGCGACGTCCCAGTGCCAATACTTCTCTAAACAGTCAACTTTCGATTTGCACTCAAAACTCTAATACATTATCCAATATCACATGCGGAAGTGACTATACCGCGTCGACCATGAGCGCTTCCGCGATTACGGGAGATCGAGCAGAGAGTGCATCGAACAGCGGTACTACAGCAGGAACTTCTGGCGTTGGACCGCCGGGAACGAGTGGATCAGTTGGAACACAGCTTTCGACCTTATCGTCCCCGGGACATTCACAATATCAACTTCTTCAACATATTTCTGTACCTGCCTCCGGGCAACATGCAACACAGAGTACGACGATGAATGTAACGCATCAGCCACCGCTTCCCAGTGCAAACAATAGTCAATCCTTGATTGGCGAAAAATCAACCAGCAGTCAGAAAGACGCCGATTACATTAACTACGATACCGTCGACCAAATTAAATCATCTGCATATAGCTACCACGATGAACCACATTCGTTTGAAAACTCGTTCGAGTTCGTCGAGGATATAAACCATTTCACATACGAG GTACAAAAACCAACCGAGCCAATATATGCAGAGCCAACGAAAACTACGATGCATCGCGAAAAGTCACCGGCCATAGACAGTGGTACGAGTAGCAACAGTATCGAGGAACAAATGGAAAGTGTCGAGCTTCGTCCCCGCTTAGGTGGCATGGGTGAGCCTTCGGAACATAGCAAATCAATGCTTGGATTAAACCGGCGCAGTGAAACAATGAGTTTACCCGCAAGGGCGGCTGCCATAGATACAACATCCACTAAGTCAGCTGCATCTGACGACCAATCGGATCCATCGAAGCCGATGCGAAAGTTTCATTCAAAAAGTTTCAGCTTGTCAGAGAACAAATTATCACTGTTGGTCAGTAGTGGCGGAGATgctggtagtagtggtggtacaTTGAATGTATTCCAGCACAATCGAGACCTTTGGCAGAAGCGGGCGGCTCAAAGCTCTTACCAAAATCTCACTACGTCGCGCATACTTACACGAAACCGTATTGCGCCTGATCTTGTGATGGATCTACCGCCAACGGCGATTGGAAAGCAAGAAGACATAACACGCACCTCGCGCGAATCTATCGATAGTGAACTAGAAGACATGACATCGGCGGAACGTTTCGCGGCGCAAAACCAGTGCACATTGAAGAAGAATGAACGATTTACCAATGAATCTCCCGTATACGAAAATAACGCCGTAAAGAAGGAGGTGAAGCTTGATCTGCAAGGTAACTCTACGTCTACCGATAAGCCTAAAGCGGAAGTAAAGCCGCAGGAAATCAGTATTAAAAGTACCCCAACTGTACCCGTTATCATCAATGAGTCTGAAATTTTTGAAGAGTGTTCGGGTGTGGCAACCGCCAACCCTTCGATCACAGAGTCTACCGCGAGAAGTTTGGTAACCGAAGAATCAGAGACGATGGAAAGTATTTCGCCCGGTACAACCTGCTTGAATACCGAACAAGATGCAATTCCAGCATTTTTGTTAGCATCGGGGAAAGAAGTGTGCAAAAGTCCCATTCCGGCGCGAAACACGCAAAAGTTTATTTCGCAATTCGCCGATCTGCACCTTACTGGAGGATGTTTAGCGAAATCTGGCGAGGGCTCATCAGCTGCTTGCGTTGCCTTGCTCTCGCAAGAGCAACAGGCCAAAAATCTGAGCTCGTTCAAGCCCCAGGTCAAAGTTAAACCACAGATACTGAAGAAACCACAAGTTTTGCCACCGCAAACACCGGAAATGCAGCGGCGAAATGCAAACTAA